In a single window of the Nicotiana tomentosiformis chromosome 8, ASM39032v3, whole genome shotgun sequence genome:
- the LOC104119736 gene encoding nascent polypeptide-associated complex subunit beta-like, with the protein MNVEKLRKMAGSVRTGGKGTMRRKKKAVHKTTTTDDKRLQSTLKRIGVNAIPAIEEVNIFKEDVVIQFINPKVQASIAANTWVVSGSPQTKKLQDILPQIIHQLGPDNLENLKKLAEQFQKQAPSAAGAPEGAAAPQDDDDDEVPELVAGQTFEAAAAEEGHTS; encoded by the exons ATGAATGTAGAAAAGCTACGCAAAATGGCCGGTTCGGTAAGGACTGGTGGTAAGGGAACCATGCGAAG AAAGAAGAAGGCAGTTCACAAGACAACTACAACAGACGACAAGAGACTTCAAAGCACCCTCAAAAGAATAGGGGTGAATGCTATTCCTGCTATTGAAGAGGTTAACATTTTTAAGGAGGATGTAGTTATCCAATTCATTAACCCCAAAG TTCAAGCTTCTATTGCTGCAAACACTTGGGTTGTTAGTGGTTCCCCTCAGACCAAGA AGTTGCAGGATATTCTTCCTCAAATTATTCACCAGTTGG GCCCTGATAATTTGGAGAATTTGAAGAAGCTAGCAGAGCAGTTCCAGAAGCAGGCACCTAGTGCTGCCGGGGCGCCTGAAGGTGCTGCTGCACCAcaggacgatgatgatgatgaggtgcCGGAACTCGTGGCTGGCCAAACCTTTGAAGCAGCCGCTGCAGAGGAGGGTCACACTTCCTAA
- the LOC138897370 gene encoding uncharacterized protein — translation MSAYTAHLISRLDPLNYIFQKPKPTGKLAKWQILLKEFDIVYITQKAIKGKALADYLTENPVDGDYEPLTTYFLDVEVLFAEEDIAESYPGRRMFSDGATNFKGVGIGAVLILESGPHYSASPKIIFPCTNNMDEYELGILRIRMAIDMNVKELLVIVDFDLLIHQVQGEWSTKNVKILPYLHYVKELCRKFMKIEFKNVPRI, via the coding sequence atgtcagcATATACTGCGCATCTGATATCACGGCTCGACCCACTCAATTACATCTTCCAGAAGCCGAAGCCTACTGGAAAGTTAGCTAAATGGCAAATTCTCCTCAaggaatttgacattgtgtacataactcagaaAGCTATCAAGGGGAAAGCTTTAGCCGACTACCTCACAGAGAATCCAGTGGACGGGGATTATGAGCCACTCACTACGTATTTTCTCGATGTAGAGGTATTATTTGCCGAAGAAGATATTGCAGAATCATACCCTGGACGGAGAATGTTTTCCGATGGAgcaacaaacttcaaaggagtcggAATTGGGGCAGTCTTAATTTTGGAATCCGGACCGCACTATTCAGCATCGCCAAAGATAATAttcccttgtaccaataatatggatGAATACGAATTGGGCATCCTTAGGATTAGAATGGCAATCGACATGAAcgtcaaagaacttttggtcatagtGGATTTCGATCTattgatacaccaagtccaagggGAGTGGTCCACCAAAAACGTCAAGATCCTTCCATATCTGCACTACGTAAAAGAGCTATGCAGGAAATTCATGAAGATTGAGTTCAAGAACGTTCCCAGGATTTAG